GGGAAAGTGGTTGATCACTTGATGGTTCGGCGCTTAAAAAAGCAGAAACTTCAATTGAAAGAGCAAATATTTCAACAAACTCAGCAGGGACTTCCCGATATTATTGCTTAGGGATTCTCTTAACAAACGTACCCAATTGTCTCTATTTCTGTTGCGTAGGTGGGTGTGTTTGTGACTTTACGTCCTTTTGATCGGCAGCAGTTATGCCTAAGGGCTTATCGGTCCTTCGTACGGTCGTCTGACAACTTCATCGCTGAGCACAGCGCAAAACGATTACAGCAACGCTTGATGGGGTTTAAACGAGAGTTTAAGCACATATTGGTAACTGGCAAAGTTCCTGAGCAATTAATTTGTGGTGTGCAGGAGCTAGGGTCTAAGGTAAAGAAAATCGCATATTTGTGCTTTGAAGGCGAAAGAAGTGCATTCGAAAAAAGGGATAATATCACGACGTTTTATGGTGACGAGGAGTATCTCCCTTTTCCTGAAGAAACCTTTGACTTGATTTTGTCCAATATGACCATGCACTGGATAAATGATGTTCCTGGTGCCCTACAGCAAGCAAAACGGGTACTTCGCCCAGGTGGACTCTATATAGCTAGCTTTTATGGAGGATCCACGTTAAAGGAGTTGAGAAGGGCTTTCTTGATTGCAGACAGCCAAGGGCCTATTGGTGTGACGCCGCGTTTGTGTGAATTTATGGATCTAACAACTGCTGCACAATTGATGCAGAGATCAGGTTTCACGGATCCCGTTGTAGATCGTAGCTTGCTTGAAATAGCCTACAATAAGGTCGACGATCTAATGGAAGATCTAAAAAACATGCAAGAAACAAATATCATGAAAGAGCGTCCAAAAGGGCTTACTTCAAGACGCACGTTTGAGAGAGTAA
This sequence is a window from Pseudomonadota bacterium. Protein-coding genes within it:
- a CDS encoding methyltransferase domain-containing protein, whose product is MTLRPFDRQQLCLRAYRSFVRSSDNFIAEHSAKRLQQRLMGFKREFKHILVTGKVPEQLICGVQELGSKVKKIAYLCFEGERSAFEKRDNITTFYGDEEYLPFPEETFDLILSNMTMHWINDVPGALQQAKRVLRPGGLYIASFYGGSTLKELRRAFLIADSQGPIGVTPRLCEFMDLTTAAQLMQRSGFTDPVVDRSLLEIAYNKVDDLMEDLKNMQETNIMKERPKGLTSRRTFERVKNVYETNELTEQSGILATVELFSLTGWKT